TTACAAGTTAATATCTTTAATTTAATTAACTCTTTAGTTGGGTTTGGAGATGAATATTTTCGATCGCAAACGGCTGTCTCTCGGCTTTTAGAAGTTATTGAAGCGACACCAGAAGTAATTGGTGGAAGCCAAAAACCAACTGTGCAAATACCTGCTGATGCAGATATTCGGTTTTCCCAAGTGACCTTTCATCATGCTGGGAGAGTTGATTTGTTAGAAGAATTTTCTCTGAAACTTCCTGGGGGAAATGCGATCGCTTTGATTGGAAAATCAGGATGTGGGAAAAGTTCTTTAGCAAAACTGATTGCGGGTTTGTATCAGTTGAATTCTGGGAATATCCGCATTGGTTTTTATAATATTCAGGATATCGCCCTTGACTGTTTACGCCAACAAGTAGTTTATGTACCGCAAGAACCGCATTTTTGGAGTCGCTCGATTTTAGATAACTTTCGCTTAGGTAGTCCTCATATTGCTTTTGAGGAAATTGTCAAAGCTTGTGAAATTGCGGATGCAGATAATTTTATTAGTCAACTACCAAATAATTATCAAACTGTTTTAGGAGAGTTTGGTGCTAATCTCTCTGGTGGACAACGACAACGATTAGCGATCGCTAGAGGAATTCTCACTAATCCACCTATATTGATTTTAGATGAAGCAACAGCCGGACTCGACCCTGTGAGCGAAGCACAAGTCTTAGATCGGTTGTTAGCATACCGCAAAGGTAAAACTACAATTTTGATTACTCATCGTCCTAGTGTAGTGCATCGTGCTGATTGGATTGTCATGCTAGATCAAGGTCAAGTGCAATTACAAGGTACATTAGAAACATTTCTCTCTCAACAAGGAGAACATTTAAAGTTTTTATCTTTTTAAACGGTCGTAAATTTGGAAATTAGTCCTTTATATTGCTCATATTTCTGATTTTTTAAGTGTCCAGAAATATTTGTATTTACTCATATTTCATAAATATCGATATTACTATTTATGAATTTTAAAATCAAAAGGTAATTTTAAAATTGTTTTAATTAAGTTAGTCCAAAAGAATGAGCTTTTGTTAAATAAACTATAACCAGAGAATAATTTATTAAAAGACATAATAGCTAATAATAAAGGCGTAGGTTTTACAAAACCTATCAACTAAGTGAGGCAAAGAATTATGTCAAATAAATTAATCACATCTACTTTACTTGTTGACTTATCAACAGAAGAACAGCAGCTGTTATCTGGTGGACAAACTGGTGGACAACCAAGAGGTGGTAGTCAATCTCCTTATGGTGGACAATTCCCATCTAACGGACAACCATCATATCCATCACAGGGGGATGAATCCCGCCGTTATCCCACATATATCTGTCGTCCAGTTTACGATGATGACAGTAGTACCTCCGGCGGCGGACAGTAAATAATCAGTAGTTTCAGCTTAAACACTGGGTAATTACCCAAAATTGCTGATGTTTGTACCTAGCTCAGTGTTGTCTAGACACTGGGCTTATTGCATTTTAAGCAAAATGGCTTGATTTTAGGCAGCTTTTCTTTAGCTAAATCAGAAAAACTATTACAGCACTCTTGTCACTTTTAAAAGCGTGCAAATTATACTGGTTAGGCTAGTAAAAATAGCTCTAATGCTTGAGCAACCTATGATCGCACTGGAAGGGTACAAAATTTTAAGAGAACTGTATGATAGTCCTCGTTCTCAGGTGTATCAGGGATACCGAGAGTCCGATCGCCAACCAGTAGTGTTGAAATTATTGCGGGAGGAATATCCTACCCCAGAAGCGATCGCACGATTTAAACTCGAATACGAACTGACACGCCGCTTTCAAGTTCCGGGAATTATCCAAGCCTACAGCGTCGAAAAATATGCCAACACTTTAGTTCTAGTTTTAGAAGATTTTGGTGGACAACCTCTGCGGAGTTTCCTTAATCAAAAACCTTTAGAACTGGAGAATTTTCTGCACATTGCAATTCAAGTTGCAGCGGCTTTAGGTGCAATTCACCAGCAACAAATTATTCATAAAGATATTAATCCTGCCAATATTCTCCTTAATCCCTTAACGCAACAGACAAAGATTATTGATTTTGGTATTGCGACGTTGTTGTCAAAGGAAAATCCTACTTTACTGAACCTGAATATTTTAGAAGGGACACTGGCCTACATTTCGCCGGAACAAACAGGGAGAATGAATCGGGCGATTGATTATCGTAGCGATTTTTATTCTTTGGGTGTGACATTTTACGAATTACTGACGCAACAATTACCCTTTGTTAGTGAAGATCCAGTCGAACTAGTTCACAGCCACATTGCTAAACAAGCGATTTCGCCTCATAAACTAAATCCGGCAATTCCTATAGTAATTTCTAATTTAGTGATGAAATTGCTCGAAAAGACTGCTGAAGAAAGATATCAAAGCGCCTTTGGTTTGCAAGTAGACTTACAGCAATGCCTCGATTTATTCATAACTACAGGCGAAATTAAAACTTTTCAATTAGGAAAAAAAGATAGTTCTGATAGATTCCAAATTCCCCAAACACTTTATGGCAGAGAACAAGAAGTTACAGATTTATTGATGGCTTTTGATCGGGCTAGTCATGGACAAAGCGAAGTTATGTTGATTGCAGGTTATTCTGGAATTGGCAAATCAGCTTTAGTGCAGGAAATTTATAAACCGATTACCCAAAAACGGGGATATTTCATCTCAGGTAAGTTTGATCAGTTTCAACGCAATATTCCCTACAGTTCGTTAATTCAAGCATTCACAGCTTTAATTCGCCAACTTTTAACCGCAACCGAAACAGAAATCAATCTCTGGCGAGAAAAATTATTAAATGCTTTGGGTGACAATGGTCAAGTAATTATTGATGTCATTTCTGAAGTCGAATTAATTATTGGCAAGCAGCCACCTGTTATAGAACTACCAGCGCAGGAAGCCCAAAATCGCTTTAATTTAGTATTTCAAAACTTTATTACTGTCTTTACCCAAAAAGAACATCCTTTGGTAATTTTCTTGGATGATTTGCAATGGGCGGATAGTGCATCGTTGCAGTTAATTGAGTTATTAACTAGTCATTTAGATAGCCGCTACTTGTTGTTGATTGGTGCTTATCGAGATCATGAAGTAGATTCTACCCATCCTTTGCGGAGTGCGATCGCCTCTTTAGAGTCATCTGGTGTCATAATTCACGAAATCACATTAACACCGTTAGAATTACCCCAAATTCATACACTCCTCAGTGATACCTTTAATAGTCACGATTGGGCAAAGTTAACTCCCCTGGCAGAACTATTACAGCAAAAAACTAACGGCAATCCCTTCTTTATGAATGAATTCCTGAAGTCGCTGTATACAGAAGGATTGTTGCAATTTGATGTGCAACGCCGGGAATGGGATTGGCAACTGGGCCAAATTCAAGCGGCGCAAATTACCGATAACGTTGTGGAATTAATGGCGGGTAAAATTCAAAAACTACCAACCGCCTCTCAGCAAGCGTTACAGTTAGCATCTTGTATTGGTAATCAATTTGATTTAAAAACCTTAGCGATTGTCCAAGAAAAATCTTTGCCAGAGACAGCCACTGAGTTATGGGAAGCTGTAGAAATGGGGCTGATTTTTCCTCAAGGTAACGACTATCAATTATTACAAGTAGGTGATCGGGAAATTGCCGCTAACCTAACAAATTTAGATGTTGTCTACAAATTCTTACACGATCGCGTCCAACAAGCAGCTTATTCACTCATTCCCACCAAGGAAAAACAAGCAGTTCACTTGCAAATTGGACAACTGTTATTACAGAATATTACCACCGAGGAACAAGAAGAAAAGATTTTTGACATTGTTAACCAATTAAACTTCGGCTTAAATTTAGTCACAGATGAATCACAGCGACAGCAATTAGCCCAGTTAAATTTGCTGGCGGGGAACAAAGCCAAAGCCTCCGCCGCTTACGAACCTGCTTTAGATTACCTGACAACGGGCATTAACTGTTTAGCAACATCCTGTTGGCAACAGCAGTATTCTTTGGCTTTATCTCTGCACGAAGCCGCAGTGGAAGCTGCTTATTTGACTGGGGCGTTTGAATACATGGATGAATTAATTGAGATTGTATTACGTCACACCCGCACTACACTTGATCAAGTCCAAGTCTACGCCATCAAAATTCAATCTCTTGTTGCCAGAGATGAATTGTTAACAGCCTCAAAATTAGGTTTGCAAGTTCTTAAACTGTTGAAAATTCCTTTAGTCGCTAACCCTGGACAACTGCAAATTTTGTTAGGACTGTTAAAAACGAAACTGGCTTTGACTAGTAGACAGGTACAAACCTTAGCTGATTTACCGAGACTGACAAATCCTACTAAATTAGCGGCTATTCGTATTTTAGCCAGTATTGCTTCGTCAACTTATCTTGCAGCGCCAAATTTGTTTCCCTTAACTGTGTTTAAACAGGTGGAACTTTCCGCCATACATGGTAACGCGCCAGAATCAGCTTTTGCCTACGCTACTTATGGCTTGATTTTGTGTGGTGTAGTGGGAGATTTGACAGGAGGGTATGAGTTTGGTGAGTTGGCATTAAAACTGATAGAAAGGTTTAACGCCAAAAATATGCAAGCAAGAGTATTGTTTGTTGTTAATAGTTTTGTGCGTCACTGGCGAGAACCAATTGTTAATACTATACCTGCATTGCAAATTGCTTTTCAAGTAGGTCGAGATACGGGTGATACTGAATATGCAGCTTTTGCAGCGAATGTTGGTACCAGTCATAGTTATTTTTGTGGTCAAGATTTAAAAGAAGTAGATAAAAGTTTAGCGACTTATTTAGAGGTAATTCAGAAGTTTAAGAAAAAGCCAGTTTTTGATTTAATTCAAATTTATCGGCAGGCGATCGCTAATTTACAAGGCAAAAATGCTAATCCCTGCGAGTTGGTGGGGGAATTTTACGACGCAACTAAAACCTTACCCCTACATATCGAGACTAATTATCGCACAGCAACTTTTACTGTATACAATCATCTAATGACACTGAATTATTGGTTTGAAGATTACAATACTGCTTGGCAAAATGCTGAATTAGCAATTCCTTATTTAGATGCTGTAGTAGCATTATTCATCATTGGATGGTTTAACTTTTATGATTCTTTGGTGCGGTTAGCCTTAGCGCCAATAAAAACTGTCACAGAACGGCAAGCATTACTCAAACAAGTAACAGCAAATCAGAAGAAATTAAAAACTTGGGCGCAATCTGCACCGAGTAACTACGCTCATAAATTAGCCTTGGTAGAAGCAGAATGGTATCGAGTTCAAGGTGAAACAGCAGAAGCGATCGCTTGTTACGATCGCGCCATTACTTTAGCCCAAGAAAACAATTATCCTCACGAAGCTGCTTTGGCAAATGAATTAGCAGCCAAGTTTTATTTAGCCCAAAATAAATTAAAGATTGCCCAAGGATACATGCAGGATGCGTCATATCTTTATTTACAGTGGGGCGCAACTGCTAAAGTTAAATATCTGGAAACTCAATATCCTCAACTTTTAAGCCGCAAGTTAGAAAGAATTACTATCCCCCATATTTCTACCAAAAATACTAACGCCAGCAGTATCACCAGTAGCAGTGGTTCCGCATCACTGGATTTGATGACAGTTATGAAAGCTTCGCAAGCTTTGTCAGGAGAAATTCAACTTGATAAATTGCTGGCTAACTTGATGCAAATTTTGATAGAAAATGCTGGGGCGCAACGGGGATTTCTGTTACTGGAAACTAAAGGTAAATTTTTAATAGAAGCCCAGGGAAGCGTTGAACAAAATAATATTCAAGTACTGGAATCTCTAAATATTGAAGATAGTCAGATTCTTTCTGTGGCAATTGTGAATTATGTGATTCGCACCAAAACGAGTGTAGTGCTTAATGATGCTGCTCGCAAAGGTGAATTTATCCGTGATGCTTACATTCGCCAATTTCAACCGCGATCGCTTTTGTGTGCGCCGTTGATTAATCAAGGCAAACTTACAGGTATTATCTATTTAGAAAATAACTTGACCACAGGTGCATTCACTCCTGATCGTTTGGAGTTACTCAACTTACTTTCAGCACAAGCGGCGATTTCTATCGAAAACGCCCGTTTATACACCGACTTAGCAGCCTTAAACCAAGCTTACGAACGCTTCGTTCCCCGTCAATTTCTCCAATTCCTCAACAAACAAAGTATTGTCGATGTGCAGTTAGGTGATCAAGTCCAGCGGGAAATGTCGGTGTTATTTACTGATATTCGTTCTTTCACTACACTTTCAGAAACTTTAACTCCGGCGGAAAACTTTCAATTTATCAACTCTTATTTGAGTTGTATGGAACCAATCATTATTCAACATAATGGTTTCATTGATAAATATATTGGTGATGCCATTATGGCTTTATTTGCTGGTAATGCTGATGATGCAGTACAAGCCGGCATTGCCATGTTACAAGCTTTAGTAACTTACAATCAAGAACGGCAAGCACAAGGAGATTTACCAATTAAAATTGGCATTGGAATTAATACAGGAACACTGATTTTGGGGACAGTCGGCGGATTTAATCGTATGGATGGTACAGTCATTAGTGATGCCGTCAACTTAGCTTCGCGGATAGAAGGGTTAACTAAAACATTCAACACACCGCTATTAATTACAGACCAAACATTTCAGCGGTTAAAAAATTGCGATCGCTCTCATATTCGCGTAGTTGGACAAGTAAAAGTTAAAGGTAAAATTACGGCTGTAACTGTCCATGAAGTATTTACTGCTGATGTTACAGAAGTTCGCCAAGGTAAGTTAGTAACTAAAGAATTGTTTACCGCA
This window of the Nostoc sp. HK-01 genome carries:
- a CDS encoding adenylate/guanylate cyclase, translating into MIALEGYKILRELYDSPRSQVYQGYRESDRQPVVLKLLREEYPTPEAIARFKLEYELTRRFQVPGIIQAYSVEKYANTLVLVLEDFGGQPLRSFLNQKPLELENFLHIAIQVAAALGAIHQQQIIHKDINPANILLNPLTQQTKIIDFGIATLLSKENPTLLNLNILEGTLAYISPEQTGRMNRAIDYRSDFYSLGVTFYELLTQQLPFVSEDPVELVHSHIAKQAISPHKLNPAIPIVISNLVMKLLEKTAEERYQSAFGLQVDLQQCLDLFITTGEIKTFQLGKKDSSDRFQIPQTLYGREQEVTDLLMAFDRASHGQSEVMLIAGYSGIGKSALVQEIYKPITQKRGYFISGKFDQFQRNIPYSSLIQAFTALIRQLLTATETEINLWREKLLNALGDNGQVIIDVISEVELIIGKQPPVIELPAQEAQNRFNLVFQNFITVFTQKEHPLVIFLDDLQWADSASLQLIELLTSHLDSRYLLLIGAYRDHEVDSTHPLRSAIASLESSGVIIHEITLTPLELPQIHTLLSDTFNSHDWAKLTPLAELLQQKTNGNPFFMNEFLKSLYTEGLLQFDVQRREWDWQLGQIQAAQITDNVVELMAGKIQKLPTASQQALQLASCIGNQFDLKTLAIVQEKSLPETATELWEAVEMGLIFPQGNDYQLLQVGDREIAANLTNLDVVYKFLHDRVQQAAYSLIPTKEKQAVHLQIGQLLLQNITTEEQEEKIFDIVNQLNFGLNLVTDESQRQQLAQLNLLAGNKAKASAAYEPALDYLTTGINCLATSCWQQQYSLALSLHEAAVEAAYLTGAFEYMDELIEIVLRHTRTTLDQVQVYAIKIQSLVARDELLTASKLGLQVLKLLKIPLVANPGQLQILLGLLKTKLALTSRQVQTLADLPRLTNPTKLAAIRILASIASSTYLAAPNLFPLTVFKQVELSAIHGNAPESAFAYATYGLILCGVVGDLTGGYEFGELALKLIERFNAKNMQARVLFVVNSFVRHWREPIVNTIPALQIAFQVGRDTGDTEYAAFAANVGTSHSYFCGQDLKEVDKSLATYLEVIQKFKKKPVFDLIQIYRQAIANLQGKNANPCELVGEFYDATKTLPLHIETNYRTATFTVYNHLMTLNYWFEDYNTAWQNAELAIPYLDAVVALFIIGWFNFYDSLVRLALAPIKTVTERQALLKQVTANQKKLKTWAQSAPSNYAHKLALVEAEWYRVQGETAEAIACYDRAITLAQENNYPHEAALANELAAKFYLAQNKLKIAQGYMQDASYLYLQWGATAKVKYLETQYPQLLSRKLERITIPHISTKNTNASSITSSSGSASLDLMTVMKASQALSGEIQLDKLLANLMQILIENAGAQRGFLLLETKGKFLIEAQGSVEQNNIQVLESLNIEDSQILSVAIVNYVIRTKTSVVLNDAARKGEFIRDAYIRQFQPRSLLCAPLINQGKLTGIIYLENNLTTGAFTPDRLELLNLLSAQAAISIENARLYTDLAALNQAYERFVPRQFLQFLNKQSIVDVQLGDQVQREMSVLFTDIRSFTTLSETLTPAENFQFINSYLSCMEPIIIQHNGFIDKYIGDAIMALFAGNADDAVQAGIAMLQALVTYNQERQAQGDLPIKIGIGINTGTLILGTVGGFNRMDGTVISDAVNLASRIEGLTKTFNTPLLITDQTFQRLKNCDRSHIRVVGQVKVKGKITAVTVHEVFTADVTEVRQGKLVTKELFTAALKLYEAQQFTSAAQHFQDCLQQNPLDQVAQIYLNLCHSELKLSTIFTEEIKL